The following proteins are co-located in the Apis mellifera strain DH4 linkage group LG9, Amel_HAv3.1, whole genome shotgun sequence genome:
- the LOC726860 gene encoding cytochrome b5 encodes MSKQFTRSEVAKLSNKDKTLIILHDKVYDVTSFLNEHPGGEEVLLDHSGIDGSEDFDDVGHSTDAFDLMTKYQVGELVESEKTGNLPKKTWAKDHFKSNKTNQGENQGMPTTMVVSILAVLAAIVYFVYL; translated from the coding sequence ATGAGCAAGCAATTCACGAGGAGCGAAGTTGCCAAACTCAGCAACAAGGACAAGACATTGATAATTCTACATGACAAAGTGTACGATGTCACGAGTTTCCTGAACGAGCATCCAGGCGGTGAAGAGGTACTGTTGGACCATTCGGGCATCGATGGCTCCGAGGACTTCGACGACGTAGGCCACTCCACAGACGCTTTTGACCTAATGACGAAGTATCAAGTCGGCGAATTGGTCGAGTCGGAAAAGACGGGCAACCTGCCTAAGAAGACCTGGGCTAAGGATCATTTCAAATCTAACAAAACGAATCAAGGGGAGAACCAGGGAATGCCCACAACCATGGTCGTCTCCATTCTCGCGGTCCTGGCGGCGATCGTATACTTCGTGTACTTATAA